CACATGACATTGGAGTCACGTTAACTAACTCCAATGtacttgtttgtgtttgcaaACCTGGCCAAAAAAGTTAAATCTGATtctcataatttttttctttactttggaAGGCATTGTCCTAATTATAGCGATATCATAAATAACTAATTCACAGATTATCTTTCTTTCACATAAAACATCTTTGACTTGAAATCCCCTCAAGGGATCTAAGCAGTAGGTTTAGCTGTTGGCCAACATGTTCCTCTAAATGCTTTAATCATGCTCTCGTTTGAAAATGAGAACTAAATAGAGGAAATAGTAACACTGTAACCTGACTTCAAGATCATTACATAAGGAAAGATCCTTACTGACAGGCTTTGAGAAATACTGGGTTTACACAAGTGTGTAAGCAAAACGCCACCTCAAACAGACGTGAAAGAATTATCTTCAGGTGCATAAAACTGTCTCAATTAAAAAATCTCCCTGTGTAGTCCATGGATTAGTAAATTGAGTAACACAATACAGATCAATGCACCAAATGTATTCTGTTAAATTTATGGAAATATACAACCAAGATAAAAAGGCAAAATGACTAAAAGACACATGGATACATACTTTTAAATTTAACAAGTAGGCAAATAGGAAGTgtaaaagaatttttttttagaaacacAAAATGGCTAAAAATTACTCAGTTATTGtccaaaatgaaaacaaaaacaaaggtggcagaaaaagaaacaatgaatggtgggagaaaaaaaacaagcaaaaaataatattttactacCAAAATCAAATTCAGCTGAGCAGTTTAAAAACCGACGGATattaaaataatctgcaagtCGCATGGTTAGAGACATATATACAAATTGTATTTACATACTTTGTGCAGGGTTCGTGCCTATTTCAGGCTGGGTGTCCTTTTCAAAGTAAATTCCAAACATTTCATAAATAGTCTGGGGGCCCATCCATCacagaaacagaagaaaaaaataaaaccccgTATGTTTGTGGATTTAAAAGGTGGATGACGACTATCAGCAAATGTATATAATTAAGTTTGGCTTCAGAGCCGCAGTTTCTTCACCTTGTCACGATTGACCAGCACAGACATAATGTTCTGTAGAGGTTATTTCCCCTGACATGCTGGACATGAAGCCCGTGAGCCATCAAGGCTCCTGGCTGCATGGATTTCTGCTGTCCGCCCACAATACTCATATGTTCCGCAAGCAGCTTTACATTGTTGTGGGGGACACGCATTACTCAAATATATCTCTTTTATCGTAATTCTAACGTGTAAAATGACCATATAGCATATTATAATCTGTTGTTAAACACAAATTAAACAACGTAGCATCGCTGTTAACCCAGACAGCACATCATCCTCCGCTTACTCACCTCAGTCCAAACACAATATAAATCACTCCTTGCTGCTTCAGGGCAACGGGCTTTTAAATGTGTCGTTTGTTTGATGTCTCGCCGAACCATCACAGCCTAGTTTGTACCAGCTCCTCCGCtgttaacaacaaaaacaaaaataagtgTTGCTAGCCGCACTAGCCGGAGCAGCACTTCCTGGAGCAGCCTGCTGGGAGACCTACGGacgctctgattggtccagccgCCGGTGACGTAGGCACAGCAGGAAATCACGCCTCTCCGAGGACGGCTCATAATTCACTTTTGTCTTTATAATTTGGTTTTATTGTTAACATCCACGAATAGTGTTTTACAATTATGCGTTTGTTTGATTTAAGTAGTGTATTCGTGTGCTTCACAAGCAGCAAATCAGAGTTTTCCTCTGCGTGCCGACCACGTGAGCCGAAAAGCTGTTGCGTAACTTTGTTATCGCTCTTAATTTCCATATTAAAGCATTGCTCATCAGCTATTGTTATGATGTAATCTACTCAGAACAAcccctttttcttttatctctctctttttctttttcagagttAAACCACACACTATTAAAAGTAAAGCACCTTAAAGGGCATATTTACAGGAAGTTTATTAGTAACACCAGCAGTTTAATAGGCCTATATTGAGGAGatacttggaaaaaaaagtataatatTAATCTTGAAAACCAACGTACTTCTCTTATGAGAAACATTCTTGCAATTGTAATATAACGTCCACCTGATGGCGACAGAGTTTAAGAGATTATTGTATGTTGGCCCTCAGTTGCTTATACCGACTGCGCAATAAAATTACGTTTGTAGGAAGCTTTATTATAAAAACAGAAtgacaacagtttttttttttccaatgtaaCATATTCTACCAACTGTTTAATGTCAGCAGTTTGTGTAGAGATAAGTGTTTATTAATACTTCAGACATCAACACAATCCATAACCACACTGTTGATTTACACAGCCAGATTGCTTTAAATTGTCTTTAAACAGCTGACATATCTATGACTGCTTTATATTCAGTTCTGGTAAATGTGGTCTTTTTatttggtttcttttccatgtagtttattacaaaaaaaaataattgacagAGGGACATTTTGCCATCCTCTAACCATGCTCTTGAACTTGCACATTAATGAGGATTGCTGCGGTCCCACATAACTGGTAATGGCCAAAGGTAGAGTGGACCATATCTGAAATATAAATTAGCTCAAAAATTAGAATTCATATAGGACTGTCCATGTTTGCCCCCTTTGGAACTGCTCTTAGcggagtggtagcctagtggttacagaaaTGGGCTGGGGTCTGTAACCAAGCCCACattggaggacccaggttcaggTCCCCTGATTGCAACCAAAGTGAACTACTTTGGGCATCCgtgcaaggcccttaaccctaactgcCCTCCGGGCGCGGcgcagcccactgctcctagtctaactagagatgggttaaaagcagcgAATACTTTCCCCTTGTGGGACAAataaaggtaaataaaaaaagaaatgaattaaaaatgttataCTCACAATGAACCGACCAAAGTGTCTCTTATTTATAACACTATGTATATagtattttaactatttttacaatttaacttaattttaatctgtttgcactactatttttatctcatttactttatttatttttatttatttcatgtcgGCCAAGAGGGAAACGTACTTTCgatttcttgtattttatgaAAAATTGACAATAAAGATGACTTTGACTTATCAGGGTCAGGCTTCACGATAAACATATAAGGGAACCCAAGTGGCAATTGATATTGGCCAATAATCAGCAGAAACCGCGTGTTGGATTCTGTTTTTCAGcccagctattattattattagggcccaggcaatgacagtgcgaaggccctattgtatctgtaggaatttttatcctCGTCGTTatcctcgttctcgtttttatttttacgacgaaatgagggcctttttgcccccttaaacgtgccccaaaagtcaccaaattttgcatgcaagacaggcctggcgaaaaatttgatatttaatggtttgcattaatgggcgtggcctaatggctcaacacgccctctagaaaactttgtgcaacaagccccacaatacggtttgacgtacatgcacgaaaatcggtacacacctgtatcatgtcgcaatttaaagaaaagtttcttggtgccatggccgaaaccgaacaggaagtcggccattttgaattaatcgtgtaattttggcgcaatttatgtaatttcttcggccgcttcttcgcccgaaccgtatgtgcacccaggtgtgttatagatCAAAATCCTGCGATgaaacgcattacttttctcagtcaaaagcgttaccgtggacacgatagacgccaaaaagcgcgctccccccttcatctgattggtccatatttgatagttcctactttctgccataacttttgaatggtttgacagagtcttgggtggtgtcatcggactcggttttgaatccttgaacacaattggtgcaaattagccccacctattcttctgattggtcggcatttgatagtccctattttctgcgataacttttcaatggtttgacataaagggtcatgggtggtgtcatcggacttagttttgagtccttgacctttattggtgaaaattgcacatgcgagggcccgttcatcgcttcttgcagctttaattattattattattattattattattattattattattattattattattattattattattattattattattattattattattattattattattatccattattattattattatttttattattattattattattattattatagagacTGGAGCCACAGCTGCACTTCGGGATGAATCCAGACTTTTCCCGTCTCCGCGTTATCCGCCCACTGAATGACGTCACACGCGCTCACCGCATCGGGATTTATGGAAAACAATCCGCCGCCTGCTCGGTTTACTCAGGCTGCTGACTACAAGCTGAATCTGTCGAGTTTAACGGTACAGCGTCGCTTCGGTCTGCGGAACAAACGAAGTGAGGTTAAACAAATATGAAACTCATCGGAAACGGAATAAGAGTGTCTTTAGGAACCCTTTCCCTTCTGCTTTGCCTGTATTCAGTCAGAGGTAAGTGtcctttttaaacaaaatacaCGTTTCAAATCTGACTGGAAGACTGAGTGACACTCCTGTAAAGTTCTGACCTTTCTTGTTTTCGGGTGTTACAATTTAAGCTTTCACAGGGTTCAGCTTTTTCATTTAACTCACGAGTGAACTTTTTATAGTGCCTTTGTTTTGTTCCTTGAActttcatttctgtttttcCAAATGAGCTGTCCTGAAAGTCCTGTTCTTCCTGAAAGAAGCCGAGCCTGTTTTGACTACTTTTGCTGCTTCCCTTTCAAACTTTACATTAAGATGTGAGATGGAAAAGGGTGTTGGGAGGAAGGGTAATAATGAATGACAAAAAGAGATGTGCAACAGCTTGCTAACTCAGATTTTAATGTAGTCATCTTAATCGCTTTCTTAGTTAACTCTTCTATGTATGTTTCCTAAATCAATTTCCTATGTAACTGGTACATACTCTATAACCAATAATTAGAAACAACATATTATTGTCATGGCAGTGGGTGACTAAACGTGACACTGCCCTGTTATTACACTTGAAACTGTTATTActagttttattttggatgaGGGTTGTTGCAGGGAGCAGGGGGGGGTACAGTAAATGTCTGGGTGTTCTTGAGTTATATGTTTTTCATGCATCACTCAGAGTAGACAGTGCAGTTTCCAAAATGTTACATTATATATGcagttacatatatatatttatacatattttatacgtatctttttgtatttttaatatattttttatttctgacttttcagtctttttacccctcccctacatgtgtgtgctaagtgtactgctgacaacaaaataagtttccccactgagggagaatcTTATATATATTTGCAAACACAATAATGAACCTAAAAGGCTTTGTATTTTTGAAATCCCAATTCCagtttatattgtaaaatgttaACGTCACTCTGGACATTTCTGCGGACACGCGACAGATGGAGCAGGAAATAACAGCATCTGGGCTCTCTTCTGGTGCGAGCTTGAACCAGCTGTCCACTCATCTAACTTTAGATCGACCTGAATATTTGCCATCAACCTAGAGGATTTAAAGATCACAGGTGGCTTTCAGTACTTTATCCATCTTCTGTTGCTGCTATGATGTTTGTTTGGATTCAgtctttaactttgtttatccTGTACCTGTCAGTCAGGTGTGTTGCATGTCCTGAGTTACCCTGAGCTGATGCAGTGTTATCCTACAAGCTCTTAATCCTGAAGATAAACACATTCTACTGTCTGTGATGTCTTcagacatgttaaaaaaaagaaagtacaccCTCTCTAAGAGGTATGATTTTTCATATCAGAacgtaacaaaaaaaaataaaattcattgGATCCTTACCATGTCTTACAGTTAAAGGAATACAATCTCAGATTAACAGCACATACATgatattttacatatttattgGACAAAAACTCAAAGGGTAGATGTAGGAATGACTAAGTGTACCTTGTGAGTCAAGAGTTTGTTGAACCACCTAATTATTGGACAAAAACTCAAAGGGCAGATGTAGGAATAACTAAGTTGTGagtcaaaggtttgtgtaaccACCTTTTGTTACAATCTGTGTTATTGTGGAGACCGTTTTGTCTTTGTCTTCATTACAGTGTTGCCTCAGTTCATCAAggtttgtatgtttttgttaATGCTTTACTCTCTTGAGATCCCGTTAACACTTTTATTGGGTAGAAGCTTGGACTTTGACCGGGCCATTATGACACCATGGCTCTCAATTCTTCTCAAGTCTTCAGCCACTGGTGTAGATGTGCCTGTGTGCTTCGGGTCATTGTCCTGTCGCGTGAGCCAGTTCGACCAAGCTTCAGCTGTCAGACAGATGGCATCACATTTTACTGTAGAGCAACACTTGGGTCCTGCGGCTGCAAAAACAACCCCCTGTGATGACCACCATGCTTGACAGTTGGTGTATGGCGCTTGTGCTGACTTTCTGAGTTTAGTTTTTGCCGTGACGGTTGAACATCCTCACTTTGGTCTGGTCTGTCCATAGTGcattggaaaaacaaaaaaaaagtattgtttGCTCAAATGCAACTTTATTCAGTCCTTGGTTTTGCTACTATGTTTTCTTTTAGACAGAAGACGCTTTCGCTTAACAAACTTTATAAACAGGCTACAGTCATTCCTTTCTTATTAATTGCTAATGTCATTCTCCacattatttcaaaatggctTGATAACTCTTCCCAGAATGACCCATCCCAGCAACAACTTCTTCTCTATGATGATTCCTGATATGTGTCCTTATTAGCATTGACGGTGCTCCTGACcaacaaactaacaaaacatCTGCCTTTACAGAGGTGCTCACATTTGATATTTATGATTATCAGCACCCATCTGCTACTTACCCTACATCCTACTTAGGACGTTTTCCAAACACTTCTACTGacttaagcttatttttggtaaataaataaaagtgcagtGTTATATTTTGTGCGTTGACGTTCATTTGTGATTGTATTTATTTCTTCTTAATATTTCTTTTCTAAATTACATCTTGATATATTAAATCATTAGAACTGAAATATCTACACTAACTGAAAACCATCTTCACAAATGTTTTCCTCCTCAAAAAAGCCCACCCAACACCAGAGATATTCAAATCTACTGAGTGTATCCCAACATGCATCCCACACAAAAAGGTGGTGCCTATGATCCATTTTCTAAAACGGAAACAGATTAGGCTGCAGATAATCATTATTGTCATTATGGATACATCTTGATATTGTTAAAAATATAGTGGCCCCATTCAATGGTTGCTTTGTTTAACCAACAGCTCAGACCtcttaatttataaataaaaataaaataaatatattgcttggaaaagcaacacatttgaGTAGTTGGAGCCATGAATGTGTCTTCTCAAAAAGCTATGGGAAAATAACTTGGTTCTATTACCTTGGAAAATCTGTTTATCAAGTGGAGATAAATAAAGCAAGctagtaaaaataataattgatAGGGGAAATTCTATGTAATCAGGAGAAGATAAAATCAAGGATGTTTATGCTGTTCTGCTTAGACTACATTCCAGAGACAAGGCTGTTTTTTCTGATAACTTTCTCACACAAGGTCACTCCCTCAAAACAATAGCTCAGTTCAGATAACGTAATTTCATGTACCAGGATGTGAAATGGTATAAATAAGAGTAAACGTGGCAGTCATTTTGAGGAGTCTTTTCCATAGCAGTGTAAGGGGTTGGCTGTGTATGGTTTAAAAACCAGTGCTCTCCATGTTTCCATCTCTTCTGCTCAGGTGACTACTGTGAAGTAAACCTTTGCCACAATGGAGCCACGTGCGTTACAGGCGTAGGAGATGAACCCTTCATCTGCATCTGTGCGGACGGCTTTGGCGGCGACACCTGTAACCTGACGGAGACAGGTAGAGTGGATTAGGAATATTCTGGAGGAAATCATAGTTGGTCACTGACTAAGATTAACAAAGTCTTTCCCTTTCCCATCTTCCAGGACCCTGCAATCCCAACCCCTGTCGAAATGACGGGACTTGCAAGGTCATTGCTCCGACCAGACGTGGAGATGTCTTTAATGAGTACGTCTGCACGTGTCAGCCGGGTTTCGAGGGAGTGCACTGCCAGATCAGTAAGTTACTTCTGCCTTCGCTTCCCATCTTTCCTATAAAGGTGCATTCACACAAACATTTCAGTCCAGGAAGATGTTCTGCTATTTATTCAGTGAAACAGGAACGCATTCTCATCCTGTGGATGTTGGCATGGAAGACCTATTAGTAAAATAAGACTTAATGGCCTAGATAAAAAAcagacaatgtaaaaaaaaaactagtatATGAAGATTTCAAACAAATAAGAGACAGTTGAGTCGAAATTTTGGCAGAAAATTATGTGAAAAATGCAGTAAAATAATGAAAGTTCTACGAGTGTTAACACACAAGGAGCTTTTCCATCCTGCCACAACATCAGTAGTGAAAGAGATCTTTGCATTCAGCAATTTAATGAAAGAGGCTCATTCAGTGGGCTCTGCGGTTATTCTGTTTAGctaattagtaaaaaaaaaaagaaaaaaaaaaaaacagacactcCAAGTCTCTTAGCATGCAGATAACCACCTCAGAGCATCAATGCTGCATCTATTTGTGCTAAAGTTTGACccaatcagatgaaagttcCCACGGTGGTTTGTAATTATTGAAGAAAAAGGTTTGTTctgcctgaaaaaaaaagactacatACGTTCAATTGAACATAACTCTCAGGACTGCTTTTACTGACGAGGCGTCTGCTTAAACACTCAAAGGAAACAATCTGAACACCAACTGTTGGGTTGTAAAGTCTGTTTGTCTGTTCCCAGGCATTTTATCATTTTGAGTAAGGCAGACTTAAATGGGTGGACTGCACTTTAGGTGCTTCAAGGGTTTGAAATCTGTCCTCTATTAACTGTACACACAAATACATTACTGAAACTAATGAGAGGAACATTTCTGAGACTAATGAGGAGAGAGTGCTCTGTATGAAGGTTGGAAAGGTTGAATTTCAATATTAGAAACAATGGGGGGGAAATCAGGATTCTTATTGGGAAAACTGAAACCCCACTCCAGAAGATAAAATGTTAAATTCTGGTAACATCTGTATGCTGGGTatttgaaaggctgttttacGCTCCACTTCTTAGTAAAATCCCTTGTTTCTCAGAATTATACTCTGTGTTGAGCCACTGTTGTCGCAGTCATGCAGGCATTTGTCTCTAACTTGTGACCAATCCTCTTAGCATTAAAGGGAACAAGTAATCAACAGACCCGTGTGGCATTACGTCAGCATCTCATCTGCTCTGGTTCTGAAGTTTTCCCGGCGTCACTGagacaaataaacacattcatgcagCTTTTATAAACACGCTTGGACAAATAATTATGAGTTTTTATATAGACTCACTTTAGAGTCACTTCTTTTTAAGGTGGcaatcaaaaatgtttcattatTAGATCTTTCTCTCATACAGGCTCAAAATGTTAAATTATCTGGTTGGTAGTTACAtcaaagaagaataaagaataaacatGGCAAATCCCAATATAAGCCAGTACAGATACAAACTAATATTAAATACAGCAGATACATATAAAGTTACTCATCCTGTATGCATAcatagggaaaaaagaaaaataacatgttgtttttgcaaaaatattaaaaccgaGCTTCATCAAGGAGTGAAATGTTTCCCTTGAAGCTGCGCATTCATCCTGCTGAAAACAGTGTCTCCGCTCTGTAAGGGCTCCACCTTGTGGAGACTTGGCCGCATTGCATGAACGGTGTTCATGAGAAGGTGACTTGAGATTTAATTTGTTGCCATGACTACAGgcgtttaaagtttttttttctaaagaccCCAGTTGATACTGTTTTTCCTAGCTGACGTCAAGCTGATATACTGACATACTACTGCAACAATACACAGTATGTTTTGTGTTACAGCAACGCAGCAGAATTATGACCTACTAATATTTGATCtgtgtttttttatattcatcTTGTAACCTTTTGCTAGCTTTGGGAGAGTGGAGTTGAGTTGTGGCTTCCTGCTACACATTTTTGAGCTACAGTGAATGTGGTGTGAGGTGAAATTGGCGGCTGGAGATAAGAAGTAGGGGCTGGATAATTCTAGCAATACCCTGGAAATCTGTTTGGCTCACTGAATGGCGTATTTTACGACCTGTTCCACCGCATACAAAATGACAGGGTTGTGTTATGTCTGAATGTTTGCGTAAGTAGTCGCTTCAGACAACCATTGATGTTCCCTGAAATataaaaggttgttgtgttTTTCAGATGTGAACGACTGTGCAAAAGAGCCTTGTAACAATGGGGGGATATGTCGAGATCTTGATGGAGATTATACCTGCCAGTGCACCTCGCCATATGTCGGAAAGCAGTGCCAGCAACGTATGTACATCATCTATACTTTTATGTTAAAACTCCTTTTCATGGAGTTCGTTTAAAAAAATTGCATCCCAGAATTAATCAAACGAATAAAAGATCTCCTGATCTACGTCCTGAAGTGCTTTGGCATTTAGTTATCACGGCATGCGTGACATATTTCAACTGTTTACATGCAAACTTCATTTATTGACTCTAAAACATTGTCTCCCAGGATGTATTTCTCTGCTGGGGATGGAAGGAGGAGCGATTGTGGAGTCCCAGATCACTTCTTCCTCTGTGCACTATGGTGTCCTGGGTCTTCAGCGCTGGGGTCCAGAGCTGGCTCGACTCAACAACCACGGCATCGTCAACGCCTGGACATCGGCAGCCTACGACAGAAACCCTTGGATAGAGGTGAGAAAAGCGACTGCTCTAAAGTCACGACAACAGCCAACCAAAGCAAAAAGACTAACTGAACCTTACATCGCTGTTAAAAGATCAACATGCAGAAGAAGATGCGTTTGACGGGCATCATCACTCAGGGAGCCAGTCGCATGGGCTCAGCCGAGTACATCAAAGCCTTCAAGATGGCAAGCAGCTTTGATGGGATCAGTTACATCACCTACAAAGCAGATGGCCAACGCAGGGATATGGTCAGCCTTTTATGATCTTAAGTATTGTGTATATTCTTTACCTTTCCGTGCCAGATTTGATCTAATTAAAATCTCAATCACctgatttatgtatttattcttgGGGTGTTGCAGGTTTTTGTGGGCAACACTGATAACGACAGTACAAAGACAAACCTTTTCGACCCCCCTATCGTGGCCCAGTACATCCGCATCATCCCCGTGGTTTGTCGCCGGGCCTGCACGCTGCGCCTGGAGCTGGTGGGCTGTGAACTCAACGGTAAACGCACAGAAAACATTACACAAAGTCCTGGAGGTGTGAAACCTTGTCAAAAATTTAGAGcagctaaaaaaataaataaataagatcaccagaataaaaaaaagcataCATTTACATCCATTgaatttagtttatttttgaGTTGTCTAGTTTGAGCGACGGTTACAGAAATCTCCGCTGCCACTACTCTTAACTGTCCCtctattgtttgtttcattgtGCTGATTTCTTCTTACTGTGATCTGCAAAATGACAGGGACAGTTTATTTCAGCCTCACAGCACGTATCCACGCTGTGGGTGTTTGGTATAAACAACTCTGGACAGCCCACAGCACCACATTCTTGTTTTTGTCTGTCTCTATCCCTCTATCCTTCGTCTTCTTTGATCATAAAATCTTTAGGGACAAGATAAGAGAGTTAATGTAAACAAATAGATTTGTACCTCAGTGAATTGTGTATTCTCTACTTTATGTGcctctttttattttctcactTACGACTGGTTAAAACAGATTTTAATGAAATCAGTTGCATTTTTTTGGGATTTTCCTTAATTTCTTCTATATGTGGGTGAAGTTGATTCCTCTCCTCACTTGTCTTTTCCTTCTCCTATCTCCTCTTCCTGTCGCTTTGGCTTTCCCTCCCTCCATCTTTTCCTTCTGCTTTTGATTTATAGTTTATTCAAACACGACAGGTTGCTCGGAGTCTTTGGGAATGAAGTCTCGGCTCATCTCGGATGAGCAGCTCTCAGCCTCCAGCAAATTCCGCACGTGGGGCATCGATACTTTCACCTGGCACCCCCAGTTCGCCCGACTGGACAAGGCGGGGAAGACCAACGCCTGGTCTCCCGCCCACAACAACCGCTCCGAGTGGATCCAGGTGCGGGAAACCGGACCAGTCGTTATTGGCGAAATGTGTTTGAAGCCAGCGGCTTGTGCAGAATCTTTAATCTTTTTCTGTTCTCTCTTCAGGTTGATCTGCAGAAAACAAAGCGCCTCACTGGCATCATCACTCAGGGTGCTAAGGACTTTGGGGTGGTGCAGTTTGTTTCAGTGTTTAAAGTTGCATATAGCAACGACGGAGAGTCGTGGAAAGTAGTGAATGATGAGAACACCGGCAGTGATAAGGTCAGATTTCTgtgaatattctaatttccctaacgccttttttctttcataaacTTTGGCCTCAGAATCAAAACCCTAATATTATCATCAGCCTCTCTGAAACTCTTCCTCGCTCTTATTGATCAGAAAAGATCTTGATACATGCTGAAGGAGTGAATAAAGCTGCTGACGCTTAAGTCAGGAGACGTTATCATTATCATGAAATGGTGTTGCTTCAGTTTGGCCAAACTATCATGTATCAAAAATGTTTCTGATCAATAAGAGCGAGGAAGAGTGTCAGAGAGCTTCTGAGGCCAAGgtttatgaaagaaaaaaggcGTTGAAGCATTCAGTCGACCCAGTCGAATTGCAAGATGCTCTTGTCACTTCACTTTCCTGTTGtagcagaaagaaaaa
This genomic interval from Cololabis saira isolate AMF1-May2022 chromosome 2, fColSai1.1, whole genome shotgun sequence contains the following:
- the LOC133459719 gene encoding EGF-like repeat and discoidin I-like domain-containing protein 3 isoform X2 is translated as MKLIGNGIRVSLGTLSLLLCLYSVRGDYCEVNLCHNGATCVTGVGDEPFICICADGFGGDTCNLTETGPCNPNPCRNDGTCKVIAPTRRGDVFNEYVCTCQPGFEGVHCQINVNDCAKEPCNNGGICRDLDGDYTCQCTSPYVGKQCQQRCISLLGMEGGAIVESQITSSSVHYGVLGLQRWGPELARLNNHGIVNAWTSAAYDRNPWIEINMQKKMRLTGIITQGASRMGSAEYIKAFKMASSFDGISYITYKADGQRRDMVFVGNTDNDSTKTNLFDPPIVAQYIRIIPVVCRRACTLRLELVGCELNGCSESLGMKSRLISDEQLSASSKFRTWGIDTFTWHPQFARLDKAGKTNAWSPAHNNRSEWIQVDLQKTKRLTGIITQGAKDFGVVQFVSVFKVAYSNDGESWKVVNDENTGSDKLFQGNIDNNTHKKNLFEPPFYARYVRVIPWEWHERITLRMELLGCDD
- the LOC133459719 gene encoding EGF-like repeat and discoidin I-like domain-containing protein 3 isoform X1, whose translation is MKLIGNGIRVSLGTLSLLLCLYSVRGDYCEVNLCHNGATCVTGVGDEPFICICADGFGGDTCNLTETGPCNPNPCRNDGTCKVIAPTRRGDVFNEYVCTCQPGFEGVHCQINVNDCAKEPCNNGGICRDLDGDYTCQCTSPYVGKQCQQRCISLLGMEGGAIVESQITSSSVHYGVLGLQRWGPELARLNNHGIVNAWTSAAYDRNPWIEINMQKKMRLTGIITQGASRMGSAEYIKAFKMASSFDGISYITYKADGQRRDMVFVGNTDNDSTKTNLFDPPIVAQYIRIIPVVCRRACTLRLELVGCELNVYSNTTGCSESLGMKSRLISDEQLSASSKFRTWGIDTFTWHPQFARLDKAGKTNAWSPAHNNRSEWIQVDLQKTKRLTGIITQGAKDFGVVQFVSVFKVAYSNDGESWKVVNDENTGSDKLFQGNIDNNTHKKNLFEPPFYARYVRVIPWEWHERITLRMELLGCDD